A genomic stretch from Psilocybe cubensis strain MGC-MH-2018 chromosome 1, whole genome shotgun sequence includes:
- a CDS encoding Nuclear receptor 2C2-associated protein, whose protein sequence is MASHEWVSLIDSNTSLKVSSTLEKATGKKNLIDNNPETCWTSQQGLPQFIQLGFEDRVLPKRLSITFQGGFVGTRCALFVTDGKNKKDWQIFATVYPEDVNRRQAFNLMPEQYDGFKEGIVALKLVFETSSDFFGRITVYDLKIEGLII, encoded by the exons ATGGCAAGCCACGAGTGGGTGTCCCTCATTGACAGTAATACATCCTTAAA AGTTAGTTCAACCCTCGAAAAAGCCacaggaaagaaaaatttaaTCGACAACAACCCAGAAACATGTTGGACATCACAACAG GGTCTTCCTCAATTCATACAGTTAGGGTTCGAGGATAGAGTATTACCCAAGCGCCTCTCGATCACTTTTCAAGGAGGATTCGTTGGGACACGCTGTGCATTGTTCGTCACGGATggcaaaaataaaaaggatTGGCAGATATTTGCCACTGTCTACCCGGAAGATGTTAATCGCAGGCAGGCGTTTAACCTGATGCCTGAACAATACGATGGATTCAAAGAAGGAATAGTGGCATTAAAACTAGTCTTCGAAACCAGTTCAGACTTCTTCGGAAGAATAACTGTGTATGACTTGAAGATCGAAGGACTTATAATATAA
- a CDS encoding Tyrosine-protein phosphatase non-receptor type 11 — translation MPSFLKSKQTTAKTTTIPPWLILANTDKHIYKVERLLSSREATRYAARDASHQIALKASESTQHDKSPVFKRSSQRKEGSAVDFVEYYGITAGLHEDNRDLNRYTDIIPYDRTRIIVHDGSPPAVGDESEGKRHERYLNANWVLEKFGHKWWIATQAPLRHTAHAFLSVMLQPSVRPPHVDLPLKDSKTRRVRTVVQLARNVENGRKKADAYFPSEVGRSVVVLAEHGWRAPPLKVTLLAKKAIDEAHCIQSTVSVAPIKNATSHLAEGRHGTGVQDEDNHGQAIVFNHLLYLSWPDHGVPSPEDRLSLVHFIQLVDRINRDTSQCPIHSAATTNHICEELDPDPPIIVGCSAGIGRTGAFVALSSLLRKYGFLLPAAHPTIAPHVYTSPLGPIPSDPDLQDDLVLQEVDSLREQRPGMVERKVQMSLIYEVLASVLASESN, via the coding sequence ATGCCGTCGTTTCTAAAATCTAAACAAACAACAGccaagacgacgacgatacCACCCTGGCTTATTCTTGCTAACACCGACAAGCATATCTACAAGGTTGAGCGTTTGCTTTCTTCGAGAGAAGCAACGCGGTATGCCGCTCGGGATGCATCACACCAGATTGCATTGAAAGCTTCTGAATCTACACAACACGATAAATCTCCAGTTTTCAAAAGATCGTCTCAGAGGAAAGAGGGGAGCGCAGTGGATTTCGTTGAATATTACGGAATCACAGCTGGTCTGCATGAAGACAACCGCGATCTCAACCGGTATACTGACATTATACCTTACGATCGCACCCGCATTATTGTTCACGATGGAAGCCCACCAGCTGTTGGGGATGAGAGCGAAGGGAAACGGCACGAACGATACTTGAACGCCAATTGGGTGTTGGAAAAGTTTGGGCATAAATGGTGGATCGCGACGCAGGCACCCCTACGACACACTGCACACGCATTTTTGAGTGTCATGCTCCAACCATCTGTACGCCCACCTCATGTTGATTTGCCTCTAAAAGATTCGAAAACTAGGCGCGTACGGACCGTCGTACAGTTGGCGCGAAATGTCGAAAACGGTCGCAAGAAAGCAGATGCTTATTTCCCGAGTGAAGTGGGGAGATCCGTTGTGGTGCTCGCCGAACATGGATGGCGTGCGCCTCCATTAAAGGTTACTCTTTTGGCCAAGAAAGCCATCGACGAAGCCCACTGCATCCAAAGTACTGTGTCGGTTGCACCAATCAAAAACGCAACCTCGCACCTCGCAGAAGGACGTCACGGAACGGGTGTACAAGACGAAGACAATCATGGCCAAGCAATAGTATTCAACCATCTGTTATATCTTTCGTGGCCTGATCACGGTGTTCCAAGTCCAGAAGATCGCCTCAGTTTAGTCCACTTCATACAACTTGTAGACCGAATCAATCGTGACACCTCTCAGTGTCCTATTCATTCAGCAGCGACTACAAATCATATCTGTGAAGAGCTTGATCCCGACCCACCAATCATTGTTGGATGCTCTGCTGGAATTGGCCGTACTGGAGCATTTGTGGCGCTTTCTTCACTTCTGCGTAAATATGGCTTCCTCTTGCCAGCAGCACATCCGACTATTGCACCTCATGTGTACACCTCACCTCTTGGTCCAATACCATCTGATCCTGATCTCCAGGATGACCTGGTGCTACAAGAAGTTGATTCCCTGAGAGAACAAAGACCAGGGATGGTTGAGCGAAAGGTACAGATGTCACTCATTTACGAAGTTTTGGCATCCGTGCTTGCCAGTGAGAGTAATTAG